Proteins encoded together in one Candidatus Bathyarchaeota archaeon window:
- a CDS encoding FkbM family methyltransferase, whose translation MTTIKRRLKTLNTPFELFKSYCYMIQDKLVGYKIPRLVHNYEKFFRVQKGDVVIDVGAHIGLFTILVAKRASRVVAIEPEPKNLRCLLHNIRLRKLSNVLVVEKAVWDCRRKLLLYLGLSSSGHSLIRDVKVLNKSHITNCKITVNADTLDSIVMNLRLPLVDFIKMDIEGAEIEALEGAKETLRRTSKIVVASYHQRNGLKTSAGIARILIEKGFRVYIEDDIIYGARNRTAHRKVCVD comes from the coding sequence TTGACCACTATAAAACGAAGACTCAAAACTCTCAACACCCCCTTCGAGTTGTTTAAAAGTTATTGCTACATGATTCAAGACAAACTTGTGGGTTATAAAATACCTCGCTTAGTCCATAATTATGAAAAGTTCTTTCGTGTTCAGAAGGGTGATGTGGTTATTGATGTAGGAGCTCATATTGGTTTGTTCACCATTTTGGTTGCAAAAAGAGCAAGCAGAGTTGTAGCGATTGAGCCTGAACCAAAGAATTTGCGATGTCTACTTCATAATATTAGATTGCGAAAACTGAGCAATGTCTTGGTTGTGGAAAAAGCAGTCTGGGATTGTAGAAGGAAATTGCTTCTGTATTTAGGGCTCTCATCGAGTGGGCATAGCCTAATTAGAGATGTTAAGGTGTTAAATAAATCTCACATAACAAACTGTAAGATAACGGTGAACGCAGACACCTTGGATAGCATTGTAATGAACTTGCGTTTACCTCTTGTTGATTTTATCAAAATGGACATAGAAGGGGCGGAGATTGAAGCGTTAGAAGGAGCTAAAGAAACCTTGAGGAGAACATCCAAAATTGTTGTTGCTTCATACCATCAAAGAAACGGACTGAAAACATCTGCTGGAATCGCTCGCATACTAATTGAGAAGGGATTTCGAGTATATATAGAAGATGACATCATATACGGTGCGCGCAACCGGACGGCGCATAGAAAAGTATGCGTAGATTAA
- a CDS encoding glycosyltransferase family 4 protein gives MTKKIRLFMQAYCDEDNYNAQNLNAREMARRLDSSRFNVTLLYLAKPDRKLLTKKNVRCIRARNLHGRPIRFITFLSELRRFFEKGDLFFFPRFLNGYIYLTFRKLLGDKKVNIYSVENIVTGLNRSTCAEFIERSNLYKCDYVYSNSKYVAETVKRNYNIKTPVIYTGVNTKIFVYLPRRKKDRLDVLYVGSFQQRKRPFLVLEAAKRFRNMDFDLVGSGPLQGMLLNMKERFNLKNVRIHGHLPLNELVSLMQKADIFLFPSVREGFPKVTIEAAATGLPTIVFNDYKPETVIDGETGFIVGNIEEMMDKLEILMGDCALRREMGIKAREHGEKFDWEIIVKQWEKEFEMVLEKNEC, from the coding sequence ATGACGAAAAAGATACGCCTCTTTATGCAAGCTTATTGCGACGAAGATAATTATAACGCCCAAAACCTCAACGCGCGTGAGATGGCCAGAAGGCTTGACTCTTCCCGGTTTAATGTTACTTTACTTTATTTGGCTAAGCCTGATAGAAAGCTTCTAACTAAAAAGAATGTTCGTTGCATCAGAGCACGTAACTTACACGGAAGACCAATAAGATTTATAACTTTCCTGTCTGAACTACGGCGTTTTTTTGAAAAAGGCGACCTATTTTTCTTTCCAAGGTTTCTCAATGGTTACATATATTTAACATTCAGAAAGCTATTAGGAGATAAAAAGGTTAACATTTACAGTGTTGAGAATATAGTAACTGGTCTAAACCGAAGCACGTGTGCTGAGTTTATAGAGCGATCGAATTTATACAAATGCGATTACGTCTACAGTAATAGTAAGTATGTTGCAGAGACCGTGAAAAGGAATTATAATATAAAAACACCCGTCATTTATACTGGTGTCAATACCAAGATTTTCGTTTACCTGCCGAGAAGAAAAAAGGACAGACTTGACGTTTTGTATGTAGGATCGTTCCAGCAAAGAAAGAGACCCTTTCTAGTTCTTGAGGCTGCAAAGCGTTTTCGAAATATGGATTTTGACTTGGTTGGATCAGGTCCTCTGCAAGGAATGTTGTTAAACATGAAAGAAAGATTTAACCTCAAAAACGTGCGTATTCATGGGCATTTGCCGCTAAATGAACTTGTTTCTTTGATGCAAAAGGCAGATATTTTTCTTTTTCCATCTGTTCGTGAAGGCTTCCCTAAGGTTACAATTGAGGCAGCTGCAACTGGATTGCCAACTATTGTTTTTAATGATTATAAACCTGAAACTGTTATCGACGGCGAGACTGGCTTCATTGTTGGGAATATCGAGGAGATGATGGATAAGTTAGAGATTTTGATGGGCGATTGTGCCCTTAGACGTGAAATGGGAATAAAAGCTAGGGAACACGGTGAGAAATTTGATTGGGAAATAATAGTTAAGCAATGGGAAAAAGAATTTGAAATGGTACTTGAGAAAAATGAATGTTAG
- a CDS encoding CDP-glycerol glycerophosphotransferase family protein: MNAIYSNNEKLIRWINQWSNLKVTRGRNIKEILAYSKISLWWFYQQHVYSDIKAMSCITSQSSTDYILKCMMNRFGKLFLFAKTITRFAIGNLLMKKRSWIDGKTNRIMIIGSNWVDAHEPMSKSPKQDSVFGNLIKRCGMKYNIIALDQDIVVASMQLLDLRKLFEKARYNSGLWKTVESFMTFGVLSRIFKHSQKFKRIWKELYSDPDFIDSLNFNDLNLFRLLKPTFDHLAKYVTFNTILYTELLRKAVNVEKPDLILISDEYSIIGKAATLAGKLAGIPTLAMQHGIIYSHHAGYIHFPSEISVKASVNYTLIPDKTAVYGEYAKDVLTKYCDYPNDTVEVTGQPRYDILAKAEEIFDKKRFLKDHKLDFDKKIVLLITQNRSTSEKFLRIAINSLKTLKNVQTIIKPHPCDSEKWHRKVLQEEGYSALILNPKANTSEALFACDLVATVSSTVTIEAMILNKPVVIIDLVGHMEPMGYVESGVALGAYDEKDVALTIRKALFDEKTRVELEINMNEFVEYHLHDVGNATKNVLGLIKEMVGE; this comes from the coding sequence ATGAATGCCATTTATTCAAATAATGAAAAACTAATCAGATGGATAAACCAATGGTCGAATTTGAAAGTAACTAGGGGGAGAAATATTAAGGAAATTTTAGCATATAGCAAAATCTCGCTATGGTGGTTCTACCAACAACATGTTTATTCAGATATAAAAGCTATGTCTTGCATCACGTCTCAATCATCTACTGATTACATTTTGAAATGTATGATGAATCGATTTGGCAAGCTCTTTCTTTTTGCCAAGACAATTACAAGATTTGCTATTGGAAATCTATTGATGAAGAAACGGAGTTGGATTGATGGAAAGACAAACAGAATTATGATCATCGGTTCTAACTGGGTTGACGCACATGAACCTATGTCGAAGAGCCCAAAACAAGATTCGGTTTTCGGCAATCTAATCAAGCGTTGTGGAATGAAGTATAATATCATAGCACTGGATCAAGATATCGTAGTTGCATCCATGCAATTGCTAGACCTGAGGAAGCTCTTTGAAAAAGCTAGATATAATAGCGGTCTCTGGAAAACAGTCGAATCTTTCATGACTTTTGGAGTACTCAGCAGAATTTTCAAACATTCTCAAAAGTTCAAAAGAATTTGGAAAGAATTGTATAGTGATCCCGACTTCATAGACTCGTTAAATTTCAATGACCTAAATCTATTTAGGCTATTGAAACCTACTTTTGATCATTTAGCTAAGTATGTGACCTTCAACACTATCCTATACACAGAGCTTTTGAGGAAAGCCGTAAACGTTGAGAAGCCAGATTTGATCCTAATATCTGATGAATATTCAATTATAGGAAAAGCCGCGACATTAGCTGGAAAACTTGCTGGTATTCCAACATTGGCTATGCAACATGGAATTATCTATTCCCACCATGCAGGCTACATTCATTTTCCTTCTGAGATTTCTGTGAAGGCATCAGTAAATTACACCTTAATTCCCGATAAAACGGCCGTTTATGGAGAATATGCAAAAGATGTTTTAACCAAATATTGTGACTACCCAAATGACACAGTTGAAGTAACAGGTCAACCTAGATATGACATACTAGCGAAAGCTGAAGAAATATTTGATAAAAAGAGGTTTCTTAAAGATCACAAACTCGATTTTGATAAGAAGATAGTTCTGCTAATAACTCAGAATCGCTCGACATCAGAAAAATTTCTGCGAATTGCCATAAACTCCTTGAAGACGTTGAAGAATGTTCAAACGATAATAAAGCCACATCCATGTGACAGTGAAAAATGGCATAGAAAGGTCTTACAGGAAGAGGGTTATAGCGCTTTAATTTTGAACCCTAAAGCAAACACTTCTGAAGCTCTTTTTGCATGCGACCTCGTGGCAACAGTTTCATCGACTGTTACCATAGAGGCGATGATATTGAATAAGCCGGTAGTTATAATTGACTTGGTAGGGCATATGGAACCGATGGGGTATGTTGAAAGTGGAGTAGCGTTAGGGGCTTACGATGAAAAAGATGTTGCACTCACGATAAGAAAAGCATTATTTGACGAAAAAACGCGCGTAGAATTAGAAATTAATATGAACGAATTTGTTGAATATCACCTGCATGATGTTGGGAATGCAACCAAGAATGTTCTTGGGCTAATTAAAGAAATGGTTGGGGAGTAG